A genome region from Brachymonas denitrificans includes the following:
- the phbB gene encoding acetoacetyl-CoA reductase, translating into MTQKVAYVTGGMGGIGTAICQRLHKDGFKVIAGCGPTRDYQKWLDEQKAEGYTFYASVGNVGDWDSTVEAFAKAKAEHGPIDVLVNNAGITRDRMFVKMTPEDWKAVIETNLNSMFNVTKQVVPDMVERGFGRIINISSVNGAKGQAGQTNYSAAKAGMHGFSMALAQELANKGVTVNTVSPGYIGTDMVRAIREDVLEKIVATIPVKRLGTPEEIGSIVSWLAGPDSGFTTGAEFACNGGLHMS; encoded by the coding sequence ATGACTCAAAAAGTAGCGTACGTAACGGGTGGCATGGGCGGCATTGGTACCGCGATCTGCCAGCGTCTGCACAAGGATGGTTTCAAGGTCATCGCCGGCTGCGGCCCGACCCGTGACTACCAGAAATGGCTGGACGAGCAGAAGGCAGAGGGCTACACCTTCTACGCTTCCGTGGGCAACGTGGGCGACTGGGATTCCACCGTTGAAGCCTTTGCCAAGGCCAAGGCCGAGCATGGCCCGATCGACGTGCTGGTGAACAACGCCGGCATCACGCGCGACCGCATGTTCGTCAAGATGACGCCCGAAGACTGGAAGGCCGTGATCGAGACCAACTTGAACTCCATGTTCAACGTGACCAAGCAGGTCGTGCCGGACATGGTGGAGCGTGGTTTCGGCCGCATCATCAACATCTCCTCCGTGAATGGCGCCAAGGGTCAGGCTGGCCAGACCAACTACTCCGCGGCCAAGGCCGGCATGCACGGCTTCTCCATGGCCCTGGCCCAGGAACTGGCCAACAAGGGCGTGACGGTCAACACCGTGAGCCCGGGCTACATCGGTACCGACATGGTTCGTGCCATCCGTGAAGACGTGCTGGAGAAGATCGTGGCGACCATCCCGGTCAAGCGTCTGGGCACCCCGGAAGAAATCGGCTCCATCGTCAGCTGGCTGGCTGGCCCGGATTCCGGTTTCACTACCGGCGCCGAGTTCGCCTGCAACGGCGGTCTGCACATGAGCTGA